TCAAAGATCTTCAAGACATCGTTTACACGCTGAAAGAGCGCGGCGTCAGTCTCAAGGCGACTGAACAGCCAATCGATACGCTCAGCGCGGCCGGCAAAGCCTTCCTGGATATTCTGGGCGTTTTTGCAGAATTTGAAACCAACTTGCGACGTGAGCGCCAACTTGAGGGGATTGCTGACGCTAAAGCTCGTGGCGTTTACCGAGGCCGTAAACCGTCCATTGACCCTCTGGAGGTTCAACGCTTGCGGGCTGAAGAAAAACTAGGCGCGACAGAGATTGCTCGACGGCTTGGCGTCGGTCGTGCCTCAGTGTATCGAGTGTTAGCTCAGCATGGACACCAAGCGTAATTTCATTACTGTCGACTCGCTGTTGCAGTTGCGGCAGCGATTGGATCTTTTGCCACGCAAAAGTCCTGAGCGCGCCAGACAGGTGTAGGCCGTTGCCGAGCTATACGGCATGTCGTCGACCACGGTCTACCGTGCATTGCATGCTTTCAACAAACCGCACGCAGTACATCGCGCTGACCACGGCAAACCACGCAAACTCCCCAAAGCCGAGCTAGAGCGCTATTGCGATCTGGTCGCGGCTTTGAAACTGCGCACCACCAACAAGAACAAGCGCCATCTCTCTACAGCCAACGCAATCAAGCTGCTGGAGGATTTCGGTGTTGAGACGAAGCAAGTGTCTAGTCCTGAAATAGGTTTACACCTGTTTCAGTCTCAAAACGCCGATACACCGCATCGGGCGTTTTGTATTTCAGGGATAAGTGCGGCCGCTCCCGGTTGTAGATTTGCACCGACTCATCCACCATTTTCACTGCATCCGCCAGGTCTTTAGGACGATGCAGCAAAAACTCAGTCTTCAAAATCGCATTTATCCGCTCCGCCATCGCGTTCTGATAGCAATCATAACCGTCAGTCATTGAGCACCTGATTCCATGCCGGGTATGCATCCGTTGGTATAAATCGGAGCAGCACTGGGCGGATTCAACCGGTCGTCGCAACACCTTGATCGAGGTGTTTATGGGACGACCCGCAGGATGGATGCAAGAATTGACGGGCCGGGGAGCGATGCGTTCTCCAGGTGCACCCTCACTTCGTAATGAGATCGAGCGGCTATTTTGGGTGCAGATTGCAACAGGCATCACAAGCGAAAAGGCAGCACATGCCGTTGGCGTATCAACAGCGGTAGGTACACGCTGGTTCCCGCGTTGGGAGATAGGTAATGTCTGCGACCCAAACCTGCTCAGGTCTGCTGGCTACAACTTGTTCCGGGCCAGCTTTGAGTAGGTTGGGGTGACGGCGGAAGCGATGATGGCTATGCGTGGTTTTATGATAAGCACGTTTGCGAGGGACCAACTCTCGCGCCTCTCGCAAGATGGAAAACAGGCGGTCTCGACCGACACGTAGCGCCGCTGTGGCTTCAATTACCATCAGATGGTGCAGTTTGCGCGTCCCAAGCCTCGGTTGGCGGCGACGCTTTTCCAGAACGAATTCCACGACTTGCTGGTCTTGGCAAACTCTCGCGTCAAAGGCTCGGTTGCGCTTGTAATACGCTTGGCGCGAAATGCCCATAAACAGGCAAGCCCTGGTAATGCTCAGGTCTTGGACTTGCCCTTGCGAGAGGACTTGCCGGGTCGCTTTTTTACGATGGACACACCATAATCATTTTTCAAGACGTTCACGACAGCTTCAAAGAACTGGGCCTTCTGATTGCTCAGCGCCAACTGTTCTTCAAGCTCTTTGATCCGCTGTTCGGGTGTCAGCGGGAGGTTGGGGTCGGTCATCGGCCTGCTCCGCGGCGCTCGGATTGAGGCGCCTTGGCTCCAGTCCTGTCGGCCATGCTTGCGTAACCAAACCAGTACCGTGGACCGGCCTTGAATGCCAAAGCGCCGTTGAGCCTCTTTATAACTCAACTCGCCTTTTTCGACTTGATCTACGACTGACAATTTAAAAGCTCGCGTGTAATCGCGCTGGCTCCGCCTTTTTCCCGTATCCATTGAATCCTCCTGAAGATCGGTCAGAAGGTGTAAACCTTATTCAGGACGGGACAAAGGGCATAAAAAGGCCCTGTCCATCGCTGGCGGGCCTTTGAAGTTCATCTGCATGTCCTGAATAAATGTGTCACTACCGCGAAACGCTGAGGTGGCGCTGGTTACAGCAGTCGTCATGTTTTGCATAAGCCACACCATCGGTTCCACTGGAGGTGGGCTCTTGGTGGAAGGCGGTGCTGGTTTTCAGGTCTTGAGCGATGTCGTTTACATCGAGCTTGAACAGATGCATGCGCCAAGGCTCACGCCACGAGTTGCAGTGCAG
This genomic stretch from Pseudomonas synxantha BG33R harbors:
- a CDS encoding recombinase family protein gives rise to the protein MALYGYARVSSSDQDFVLQEKTLREAGCDVVRAEKGSGASRVGRTELQTLLDFLRPGDTLVVTRIDRLARSIKDLQDIVYTLKERGVSLKATEQPIDTLSAAGKAFLDILGVFAEFETNLRRERQLEGIADAKARGVYRGRKPSIDPLEVQRLRAEEKLGATEIARRLGVGRASVYRVLAQHGHQA